Within the Deltaproteobacteria bacterium genome, the region CCATCACCGCACCGCGATCGAGCGCTTGAAGCGCGGCGCGATCGACGTGCCGTTCGCGACGATGGTGGTTGAGGACACGTATGCGGCCTCGCGGCTGGTCTACGAGCACTTGAAGGGCCGACTCGCGGCGGAAGGCGGGACCCCGAGCAGGCGCGGCGAGCACGCGGCCGCGTTCCTCGGCCTCGAGAAGCTCGTGGCGCTCGCCGACGACAACGACCGCTGGATCCACGCGCTCGCGGGATCGCGCGAGCTCGCGCTCACCGTCGGCGCGATGCATGACGCGACCGCCTACGAGGAGCTCCTCGCGATCGACGCCGAGGTGAGCCCGACCCCGCGCATGCGCGAGGCGGAGGCGCGGGTGACGGCCGAGGTCGCGGCGACGCACGCGCTCGCCGGGAAGACGCGCCGCGAGCGCCGCGTCGGCGACGTCACGGTGATCGCCGCCTGGTGCGTCGGCTATCCGAGCGAGATCGGCGACCAGTGGGGGAAGGCGACGCCGAACGCCGTGGTCGCGCTCTACGACACGAAGAGCGCGGGCGTGAGCTTCCGCCGCTCGCCCGCCTCGCAGGTGGATCTCTCGCGCGTCGCGGAGACCTTCGGCGGCGGCGGCCACGCTGCGGCGGCCGGGTGCAAGATTCCCGGCATGGGCGACCGCGACGCCGACGCGCTCGCGGGCCTCGTCGCCGACGCGGTCGCGCGGGTGGCGCGCCCGGCATGAGCTCGCGGCACGACCTCGGCTGGCTCCGGAAGCGGTACGGCAAGTTCCCGCACGTCGAGGCGGTGCTCGCGAGCGGCGACTTCGCGCCGCTGCGCGGCGGCGGCGGCCGGCGGAGCGAGGTCGCGATGGCGATCCGTCGGCCGAGCGGCGGCATCCTCCTCCAGACGAAAGCCTTCTACCCGCCCGGCACGTTCCGCCTGCCGACCGGCGGCATCAAGGAGGGCGAGGACGTCGAGCACGCGCTGCTGCGCGAGGTCCACGAGGAGAGCAACCTCGACGTCGAGATCGAGCGGCTCGTCGCGGTGATCGACCACAGCGCCGTCGCGGGGAAGGCGCCCTTCCGCTCGTACATGTTCCTGCTCCGCGAGATCGGCGGCACGCTCAAGGTGAACGACCCCGACGAGAAGATCAGCGGCTGGGACGAGCGCGACGTCGTCGGCCTCGAGCGCGCCGCGCGCGAGCTCCGGAATCTCGCCGGGACGTGGCGGCGCTGGGGGCAGTTCCGCGCCGTGGCGCTCGAGGTGCTGGCGGGCGCCGTCCGGTGACGGCGCCCGGGGCGCGGGCGGGCGGCGTCGGATGACCGCCGCGCCCCGCGATGGCGCGGCTGGTGCGGGCGCGGGGCCGAACCGCTTCGGCGCCCTCTTCGCCTGGGCGCTCTACGATCTCGCGAACACGACCTTCTCGCTGAACGTCGTCTCGCGCTACGTGCCCCTCCTGATCGTCGAGGATCTCGGCGGCCGCGACCTCGACGTGAGCGTCGCCTACAGCGGCGCGATGGTGCTGGTGGCGCTCGCGGCGCCGCTGCTCGGCGCGCTCTCGGACTGCTCGGGCCGCCGCATTCCGTTTCTCGCTGCGACGACGCTCCTCTGCGTCGGCGCGACGGCGCTCATGGGCTTCGGAAAGCCGGCGTGGCTCGTGCTCGGCCTCTTCGCGATCGCGACCTTCTTCTACCAGGCGGCGCTCGTCTTCTACGATGCGCTCCTCGCCAACGTGTCCGACGAAACGAACCGCGGTCGCGCCTCGGGCTTCGGCATCGCGCTCGGGTACGGCGGTTCGATCTTCAGCCTCTACAGCGTGTCGCCGGTCGCGGAGCACTGGGGGAAGGCGGCGGCGTTCCCGACGACGGCCGCCATCTTCCTCGCCTTCGCGCTGCCGTGTCTCCTGATGGTGCCGGACGGACCCGGAGGACCCCTCTGGCGCCGCGGGCTCGCGGGCGAGACGTTCGTGCGGGTCGCGGCGACGCTCCGGCGCGTGCCGCGGATGCCCGCGCTCGGCCGGTTCCTCGCCGCGCACTTCCTCTACACCGATGCCGTCAACACGGTGATCCTCTTCATGGCCGTCTACGTGACCAAGGTCGGCGGCTTCGCGAGCGCCGAGGTGACGCGCCTCCTCGCGCTCTCGACGGTCTTCGCGATCGTCGGTGCGTTCGGCGCGGGTCCGCTCATCGACCGCGTCGGGGCCAAACGCGCGCTCCATGGGGCGCTCGCGTGCTGGGCCGTCGGGCTCTCGGTCGCGCTCGGGGCGCCCGGCAAGGGCGCGCTCTGGCTCGTCGGGCCGATCACCGGCACGGCGCTCGGCGCCACCTGGGCCGCCGATCGCGTCCTCATGTTCCGGCTCTCGCCGCCCGACGCGCTCGGCGAGCTCTACGGCGTGTACGGCATGGTCGGCCGGTTCGCCGCCATCACCGGACCGCTCGTCTGGGGCGTCGTCGTGTACGCGCTCGAGGACACCGGCGCGCTCGCCTACAGGGCGGCGATCGGCGCGCTCCTCGCCATGCTGCTCGCGGGCGCGTGGGTGCTGCGCCGCGTGCCGACGGTCTGAACCGGCGCCGCGGCTTCAGCGCGCTTCGGAGAGACCCGCCTGCCGCGCGAGCGCGGTGAGGTCGGGTCGCAGGCGAACCGCCTCCGCCGCGTGCGCGCGCGCTTCGGCGCCGCGCCCCTGCTGCGCCAGCGCGAGGGCCAGGTTGAAGTGGACCTCCGCGTAGTCGGGACGGAGCGCGAGCGCGCGCTCGTACTCGGCGATCGCCTCGGCGGCACGCCCCTGCCGGATCCGGAGGTTGCCGAGGTTGCTGTGCGGCTCGGCGTAGCCGGGCGAGAGCCGCATGGCCTCGGCATAGAGCGCCGTCGCCTCGTCCCACGCTCCGCGCTGCATGACCGCGACCGCGAGGTTGTTCATCGCCTCCGCGTAGCCCGGCCGGAGGCGGAGCGCCTCGCGGTAGTACGGCTCGGCCTCGGCGAAGCGCTTCTCGTCGGCGAGCGTCGCGCCCCAGTTGTTGTGCGCGTCGGCGGAGGTCGGCTTCAAGCGGATCGCCTCGGCGTAGTGCGCCATCGCCTCGCTCCGCGCGCCGCGGTCGGCGAGCGCACGGCCGAGGTGGACGTGCGCCTCGGCGTAGGACGGGTCGACGGCGAGCGCACGCCGCGCCGCCGCCGCCGCGTCGTCGACGCGTCCCTCGGCGAGGCATGCCTGCGCGAGGTTGCTCCACGCCCGCGGGTTCGCGGGGCGTTTCGCGGCGACGTCGGTCCACATCGCGTGCGGGCTCCGGTAGTCGTGGTTGCGGCCGATGGTGAGCGCGACGAGCGCGACGACGACGATCGCGACGGCGGCGGTCGCGACCCGGCGTTCGCGGATGCGCCCGAGCCGCGCGCGTCGGATCGCCGTCCAGGCGCCGAGGACGAGCAGCGCCACGAGCGGCGCGAGCGGCAGGTACATGCGGTGCTCGAAGGCGAGATCGCGGATCGGGATCACGCTCGAGCTCGGCGCCAGGACGAGGAGGAACGCGAGAACGAGGAAGCGGGGGCGCGGCCGGCCGCGAAGCGCGTAGAGGATTCCTCCGATGCCGGCGGCGAGCGCCAGGGTCGGCGCGACGACCGCGAGCCCCTTCGCCGGCGGCCACCCGTAGTCGAGCACGAGCCCGCGCGGCGCGACGACGAGCCGGAGATAGCGGAGGACCACGCCCGGCTGGCTCCGCGCGAACTCGGCGAGCGACACGTCCCGCATCGCGAAGCCCGCCGTCGCCGCCGACTCGTGCTCCTGGCCGACGAGGAGGAGCAGCAGGATGCCCCAGGTCGCGGCGAGTCCGAGGTAGAGCCGGCGCCGGTGCCGCCACGCCGCGCGCCACGAGCCGGCGAGGAACGTGCGGTCGTAGAGGAGGACGACGAGCGGCGCCGTCACCATGACCGGCTTGCAGAGCATTCCGAGCGCGCACGCCGCGACCGCGGCGCCGTACCATGGCGCCGGACGCGCCGACACCGCGCCCCGGATCACCCCGTAGAGCGTCACGAGGAAGAGGAGCCCCGTCAGCGACTCCGCGCGCTGTACGACGTAGGTGACGCTCTCGGTCTGGAGCGGGTGCACCGCCCACACGAGCGCGATCGCGAGCGCCATCGCCGTCGCGCCGAGCGTCCGCGCCGCCACGCCATAGAGCGCGAGCGCCGCGAGACAGTGCACGGCGACGTTCACCACGTGGTAGCCGACCGGGTTCGCGCCGCCGAGCGCCCAGTCGAGCGCGAAGGAGAGCTGGACGAGCGGCCGCGACGTTCCGCGCACGGTCGCCCACGAGAACTCGTGCAGCGCGGGATTCTCGAGGATGCCGGCGTCGTCGAAGAGGAACGGCGTGCGGAGCGCGTTGGCGTACGCGATCAGCACGCCGCCGACGATGAGCAGCGGCAGCAAGCGCTCGGCGGGACGCGGCATCGGCGCCGGAGCTTGGAGGAAACCGCAGCGGGACGCCAGGCGCGCTGGGCACGCTCTTGGGTGTGGTGCCAACGAAGCAACGAAACCTCGCGGCGTATCGTTCTATGATTCTCACACAAGGCCTACTCGGACTTCTTGTCCCTCGAACGGCGCGCGCTCACGGTCGTGCGATCGCGCCCGTGGTTTCGTCCTTCTTTGGTATCGTCCTGGCAGCGGATGAAGGCAGGTTTGGGTCTGGACAAGATCGCACCTT harbors:
- a CDS encoding NUDIX hydrolase, with the protein product MSSRHDLGWLRKRYGKFPHVEAVLASGDFAPLRGGGGRRSEVAMAIRRPSGGILLQTKAFYPPGTFRLPTGGIKEGEDVEHALLREVHEESNLDVEIERLVAVIDHSAVAGKAPFRSYMFLLREIGGTLKVNDPDEKISGWDERDVVGLERAARELRNLAGTWRRWGQFRAVALEVLAGAVR
- a CDS encoding MFS transporter; its protein translation is MTAAPRDGAAGAGAGPNRFGALFAWALYDLANTTFSLNVVSRYVPLLIVEDLGGRDLDVSVAYSGAMVLVALAAPLLGALSDCSGRRIPFLAATTLLCVGATALMGFGKPAWLVLGLFAIATFFYQAALVFYDALLANVSDETNRGRASGFGIALGYGGSIFSLYSVSPVAEHWGKAAAFPTTAAIFLAFALPCLLMVPDGPGGPLWRRGLAGETFVRVAATLRRVPRMPALGRFLAAHFLYTDAVNTVILFMAVYVTKVGGFASAEVTRLLALSTVFAIVGAFGAGPLIDRVGAKRALHGALACWAVGLSVALGAPGKGALWLVGPITGTALGATWAADRVLMFRLSPPDALGELYGVYGMVGRFAAITGPLVWGVVVYALEDTGALAYRAAIGALLAMLLAGAWVLRRVPTV
- a CDS encoding tetratricopeptide repeat protein; protein product: MPRPAERLLPLLIVGGVLIAYANALRTPFLFDDAGILENPALHEFSWATVRGTSRPLVQLSFALDWALGGANPVGYHVVNVAVHCLAALALYGVAARTLGATAMALAIALVWAVHPLQTESVTYVVQRAESLTGLLFLVTLYGVIRGAVSARPAPWYGAAVAACALGMLCKPVMVTAPLVVLLYDRTFLAGSWRAAWRHRRRLYLGLAATWGILLLLLVGQEHESAATAGFAMRDVSLAEFARSQPGVVLRYLRLVVAPRGLVLDYGWPPAKGLAVVAPTLALAAGIGGILYALRGRPRPRFLVLAFLLVLAPSSSVIPIRDLAFEHRMYLPLAPLVALLVLGAWTAIRRARLGRIRERRVATAAVAIVVVALVALTIGRNHDYRSPHAMWTDVAAKRPANPRAWSNLAQACLAEGRVDDAAAAARRALAVDPSYAEAHVHLGRALADRGARSEAMAHYAEAIRLKPTSADAHNNWGATLADEKRFAEAEPYYREALRLRPGYAEAMNNLAVAVMQRGAWDEATALYAEAMRLSPGYAEPHSNLGNLRIRQGRAAEAIAEYERALALRPDYAEVHFNLALALAQQGRGAEARAHAAEAVRLRPDLTALARQAGLSEAR